The DNA sequence GACAGCACTGGAGGGGCACATCACATTTGGCCTGTTGAGAAACTCTGCTTGCTGGGCCAAGGCTGTGAGCAGAGCTGAGATCAAATGCAAGTGGCCTGAATGCTTGGGTGGGACCCTAAAGAAGGAAGCAGCCAGCAGCTTTGTTTGCTGTTGATGCTGCAGCTGTACAGAGGAACCTGGAAGGTAAAGCAGGGGCAGTCCAATGGGACAAGACTAACCTCTGAGATGGGCACTATCTGGCAAAGAACAAGCTTACGGGAATCTCAAAGAATCTGTCCTCCTGACAGGCCAGCACTAACTGGATGGGGCCATTCCTGGGAAGAGAAGACATCCGGAAGTTTGCCTTTAACACTATGGGGCATGGGGGTGGCAAATTTAACCCTCAGAGCCCCAGATAGCGGGATACCATTGGGGGGAGGGTGGAAGGGGAAAGCAGCTCCTCAGCCTCTAAAACCAAATAAACAGCTTTGAAGTATGTATATGCTGGCTCTCATTACATTTGTAGATCCgctcactttaaaaacaaaaacaggctacAAACCTAGAAAACTTATTCAAAGCCCAGAACAGAGGTAGCAGTAACACTTCTAGTTTGCTTTTGGTTGTTGTGATAACCATCACCAAGAGGCAACTTGGAGGGTTTGCTCTATTTGGTTTACAAAGTCTCTATCAGTCAAGCAGAAGAGCCAGGAATCACAGAAGAACAGTGCTTTCTTAGAGGACCATCTGCCCAGTGGGCTGGGCACTTACACAAATTAaccatcaattaagaaaatgctccacagacatgtccacaagCCAGTCTGATAGACAATTCCTCAAcagaggctccctcttcccaggtgtctagtttgtgtcaagttgacaagaactAACTAGCATCCCAGCTGGACACAAGGGCCTAGTCGTCCAGGCTTCCTTGAATAGTTCAGCTTTAGGTCACTTTCTAAGACCTAGAGAAGAATTATCAGTTGGGGGCACAAGACCCATGTTACTGTAAAGGCATCAACACCCATCCTCCTGTGCTGGGCCCGAGCTACTGACATAAACAGAAGAGTCCAGATCAGAGCAGAGCAAGCTGCTTCCAGGAGGCTAGGCCACTCCAGGGATTACCCCAGCATCCCTGGAGCCCTAATTTGGCTTTACCACTGCACCTTCACATGCCCCAGCACTTCTCACTTTGTCTGTGTGTCGGGTAATGATCATTAATTCCTTTGAAACTCCACCCACTGcaccccacccccgaccctcCCTATCCGAGGAAAAGCCAGGATGCAACCACAGAGCTGGTACCTAGAAGCAAACAGTAAAGAGAGAGGAAGCCAGAGCATCACACAATGAAGCTTTATTCGTCCTCAACGACTAGAGAAAAGCAAGCTCGCTGACGCCTCACTTGAGAATGCTGTCATCTTGAGCTGAAAAGTGAGAAGAGACCATGTCAAACATTATACAGACTCGGGCCACCTTATGGGGACTTGGGCTTTAAACAATCAAGAATCTAATTCCAAGAGAACCCTAACTTCATTACTAAAACCATCCCTTCCATCCCCAACTGCCTTCTCCATCTGACTGGAATCCACAGGAAGTCAACAGAGAGGGGTCAGAGAGCCTGCTCAGCAGTAGCCTCTTGAAAGGCAATTTGCAGATGCCACCCAAGAGAAGGGACAGTATGCCTCTCACACTCCACTGGGCTCCACGGAGGACAGCACTGGACAAAAGAGTCATGGGATGAGAGGCAGCCCCTGGTCCACTAAGCAGCAGCTACTTCCAGAAAACTCGGGGGTGTTGGGAGAGGCTAAAAGCCCTACCTTCTGCCAGTTCTCTCTCAATCCGTTTCAACTCATCtagtctcttcttttcctccgctgctattctcctctcctcctctgcccgGGGTTTTAGGTAACCTGGGGGGAGTGGAAGCAATTCAATTAACTTCTTCTCTGAAAATGCTGCTTCGTGAAAAAGCCGACTCCAGAATCTCCAGATAGCTGTTCCCACCTGCCCCCCTCTAGGGCCTAGCATCATCTCCCTCCCAAGGAGCTGCAGGCTCGAGCAGTGTCACACAGCCTCTCACCCGGAATCCCGTTCTCCCGGTCCCCAAACTCACTGTAGCGCTTGGCGCCGTATGCCATGCCGAGGATCAGAGCGGAGTACCGGCCGAACTGCAGAAGAAAACGTTACAGCAGAAGGCACACCAAGGGAACAAGGGGATCGCAGGGGTCGGAGATCGAGGAGTACTGGGAGAGGGAGTACTGGGCGGGTGTGTGTGCGCAAGGGTTGCAGGGCCCGGATTGCTCCGAGACCACAGCCGGCAGTCCCGAGGGTGGGCAATGCTAAGTcacgggaggggaggggaaagggggcataCAGGGGCTCTGAGCACCGCGCAACAACGGGGAAGAGGATTCACCTTGATGAGTGGAGAGACCTGAACCGGGGGCACCATTTTGTCCGTGACCTTCGCGCCGGAAGCTCAACTGAGGCGGAAGACAGAGAATGAAAGACGCCTCCTGAAGCCAGAAAGGCGCATGCGCCGCAGCGAAAACGCTGCCCCCTAGCGACTGGAGGATAGCCGAGCGTTCCCACGGGGCTGGTTACCACTTTCCAGGTAGGAAGGCTCTGGGCTGTTAGTGTAAGCTGGCTTCAGAAGGGTGGTGACGCAGAGCCTCGTTACTTCAGCACCGGCGTGTAATGACTGACCAGCCCTGGAATCCGTCGCCCACCTGTTGTGGACTGGAGCACGCAAACAATCCCTTTGTCTCTTGGAACAGACGAGCACACCTGGCCGACTCCGCCGGCCCATTGGGTGCGGTGGGTTGGGCACGAGATTACAGAACTTGTATTGGCCCTTCCTGAGAGGTCAGCAACCTTCCAGGGCTTTCCTGCAATTTCCGGCATTGGACACATATATCCTCCGACCAGTGTTTTCTCGCCCAGAGCTCCTAATTTCCATCTCTGGATGTTTTGGGCCTTACAGGTAATGTTCATCCAAATGAGGCTAACCCCTGGATCTCCCTGTCCACACTCTCAGGACCACAGGTCCTGAGTCCTATTGACCTCTTTTTCAGGCCTCCTGGAGACTGACCATGGAGCACCCAGATTGCCAAACTATCTTTCTGCAGTCCATGTCCCCAGAGTGGGTACCTCTCTAGCAGCCATGTCGGTCTAGACCAACCCTTTGTGATCCCTTTGGCAAACacttatctccaaaaatatttacgtTATGacccataacagtagcaagattacagttttaaagtagcaatgaaaataattttatgtttgggggggtCACataaggagctgtattaaagggtcacagtattaggaaagtTGAGCATCACTGGCCTAGATGGAAGTTGTCCAGGGATGGGGCAAGAAGGAGACAAGGTGATTATCAGCTGTGTCTATTGGCAAGCATCTTTGTGTATATCTGTCATGGTACAGTTTGTAGCCACCCACTGAATGGCTGGCTTTACCCCAATGCCCCATAGTGACTTGAAATCTTCCTAAGGCTGTTGATTGAACCAGCCTCCTCAGTTTTGCATTGCACCAGGGCTTGGAAAGATACACAGTCTGTAGGGATGGGGTATCTTTTCCTGATTCTTTATAGTCCATATTTATAAAGAGAACATAACTATGACTATAAAGTGGAGAAAATGCAGCAATGAAAACTGCAGGACTCATAATAGGTACCCAGCTCTCCTGGGCCGTCGGGAGAGGAACCATTGCCCTAGACTCTGGAACTTTGCCTACCTTTGATCTGGAGTCGAAGCCCTAGGTCTTCTCTGTTAGAATCCTAGAAATGTTCCTAAACGGAGACGAGAACTACCCAGGCCATGTGCCACAGGCGCTCTTACCGTGCCTTTGAGACGTTTGAACTTCAGTTCCTCACTCCCATCCCTACCTGAGCCACAGTGAGATTCCTGCCCTCCTGCCAACTCACTGCTCCCCAAGGAAGCTGCAAAGCCATGCTAACCTACAAGGCACCAAGTAAACACCCCTCATGGTCATCTGCACATTGagccccctcccttccctgatCTTGAGCAACTGGTTAGATAAAACCTTATGTGATCAAACAGGTTCCCCTcactaaatcttaaaataaaccaGACTCTTTAGCGGCTCAAGCGTCCAGACCTGGAAGTGTCTTTGGGGTCCAAGGGGAGTGTGGATTGAGGGGTGGGTACACAGAAGCTACATGGAGTAGAGACAGAAGAGGCTTATGATACACACATTGGCACAAGCATACACACGGATGGCTTGACATCTGCTGCTGCTTGGGGTCATTTGTCAGGCAGGGGAAGTGGTTAAGGTCCCACATAGCTCAGGACACCAGGAGGAGGATTCTGCACCTGTTGGAGACAGCTGTGTGCAGAATCTAAATATTCCCAGTGGGCTGCTATCGTTAGTGCTGTGCCCAGGCTCAGCCAAGATCCTCCCTTGGGTCTTGCCCTCTCATATTCAGAGCTTGCCACCCCTGTAGCTGGGCTGAGCCCAACTGAGGCCCTTTACTCTCAACTATCATTCCCACACCTGGACAAACACCCACCTCTGGTAATGTGGAAGATGTCACAGTTTAGAAATGTACCAAGGTAGGCGTTACCCAGCTATCAGATGCACAATCCATTCCCACTTGTCCCATCTGTGGCTGCTGAGGTCCTACTTCCTGCTCCTCTTATCTATGCTCTGAACTATGGGACTGTGGGGGCTCTCATCTGCTCACTTCATTGTATTCTCTGAACATTCTCATACCATACAGCCTGCAGGCTCACTCCCATATCTCCTGCCCTCATTCTCACCCCCAAAATCCCATGTCTGGCATCAGTGACAGAATGCAAGTCATATTGCTTCCCTGAACTTTGCCTATCAGATGAGTAATGGGAAACCTGAGGGCCGTGTCAGGACTGACCCCATTGCAGGCAGTCTAACCTTCTCTAAGGCTCTTCTGCCTCAGAAATGTTATTGCCCATGACCCAGCTACAGAAGGGCCAGAAGTGGCATCAGAGTGGCTCCTAGGTCTGCCAGTTAATCAGGAAGTAAAAAGTGCCATGAAAGActttatacacacaaaacaaatcataAATTCTTTACCAGGCTATGGTGGCACAATCCTAGCactagagaggaagaggcaggcaaatctctgagtttgaggccagcttggtctacaaagtgagttccaggtgagccaggggatacacagaaaagccctgtctcaaaaacaaaacaaaacccgaCAAAACATACATTCTTGGGCCAGGACCATTTATTTGCTGGTTTTGAAAAGATAGCACTCTATCCTCAGCACCTCTGGTTTCTGCTGCCCTAGCAGAGCCCAGTTGCTTAGGATGAATGAGATGCCCAGCCTTGGCCAGTAATATGGCACATGCCCTGGAGATGTAGCATCCTTGGCAGAGTAAAACTTCCTGGTGCCTGGGCTGAGAGAAGGGTTATCTGGGTTACCACTGGCCTACCTGGGCTCTGCAGTTGTCCAGTCCCCTGGGGTGGCAGTCTTCAGCCTGTTCTTGTAGGAAGGGGCAACCAAAGTCTGTCTTACTGGACCAGGAATCTTAAGACTGGCAAGAACTGGATCCTGGGCAGGCAAGACTCAGGCATGGTGAGCAGGTAACACAGGAGGTGCTGGTCAGGGGCAtccaagtgtgtgtatgcatgcacttACACAAGGATGCCTTTGCGTGTTTGCTCATGGGAACATAAAGAATGGTTGTGGTTGTAGAGATACCTGGCCTGCAGCTGCCA is a window from the Mus caroli chromosome 5, CAROLI_EIJ_v1.1, whole genome shotgun sequence genome containing:
- the Atp5me gene encoding ATP synthase subunit e, mitochondrial, producing MVPPVQVSPLIKFGRYSALILGMAYGAKRYSYLKPRAEEERRIAAEEKKRLDELKRIERELAEAQDDSILK